Proteins co-encoded in one Sporosarcina sp. FSL K6-1522 genomic window:
- a CDS encoding Lrp/AsnC family transcriptional regulator has translation MDEIDQSILNQLQENARISMTELGKQIRLSTPATNERVKKLEDKEVITGYRAIIDPEKLDKNVTAFILFDTKQGKRFRDFCQEHPLVVECHRLAGQFSYLVKVVTESVKMLEEFIDATLPYGEPSTLIKLSSVVEYKPFI, from the coding sequence TTGGACGAAATCGATCAAAGCATCCTGAATCAGCTTCAAGAAAACGCACGCATATCCATGACAGAACTCGGGAAGCAAATCAGGCTTTCCACTCCCGCAACAAACGAAAGAGTAAAGAAACTAGAAGATAAAGAAGTGATAACAGGCTACAGGGCGATTATTGACCCTGAAAAACTCGATAAAAATGTAACGGCATTTATTTTATTCGATACAAAACAAGGAAAAAGATTCCGTGATTTTTGCCAAGAACATCCGCTAGTAGTAGAATGCCATCGATTGGCAGGGCAGTTTAGTTATTTGGTAAAAGTCGTAACGGAATCCGTGAAAATGCTAGAAGAATTTATTGACGCTACTTTACCTTACGGAGAACCTTCCACCCTAATAAAACTATCTTCTGTTGTAGAATATAAGCCGTTTATTTAA